The region CATCTATCTTATTAAAATCTGAATGGGATGTAATTCATACTCATGGAAGTGCGCTAAATGTAATAGATGATCTCAAAGCAAAACTTATTAAAAATAGTACGAAAAAACCAATTTGGATTCATACGCTTCACGGGTTAACTCATGAAAGAATGAACGCTTGTGATGAGTGGCTCTGGCCAGGAGGCTATGGAGCCATAGCGCGTGAATTATTAGGAGTAGCAACAGCTGATATACTACTTGCGGTTCACCCTAATATGCCGTTTTTTCAATGGTTAAGAAAACAAAAAAAAAGATGTGTTGTTTGTTCTAACGGATGGGATTCCTGGAACCAGCAAAATCTTCCTGAATCATTGCCAATTGAAGTTAAAGAAAAACTCGATTTGTTTAAAAATTTCTGGGCTTATATTGGGCGAGCTGAAGATAAGGTTAAAGGTAAAGAACTGGTCTTTGAGATCATAAAAGAAAATTCGAGTTTGCAAATAGTTGCTGTGCCGGGGCGGGGGTTTGAAAATGAGCCTCGTGTATTTAAAACTGACAATTTAAGTCCAGCGCAAATTCGTACACTTTTGAATCTGTCTCAGGGCCTAATCTTAACTTCGCGTTATGAGGGCCTTCCACTTGTTGTGCTAGAAGCATTAGCTGAAGGTGTGCCCGTTGTAAGTACAAAGGTTGGGGGCCTCTCAAGTCTTTCGCCGCTTTTGCAGGGGTTGTATCTTATTGACGATGCAAAGCCAAAGAATCTGATTGAAGCGATGAAAATTGCCGAGAATCTTGATATGTCGATGGAAGCACGCAATGAACGTGCGCGTAAAAATAAAACATTCTTAAGAACATGGAAAGATGTAACTCAAACCATTGTCAATGTAGTCAAAGATGAAATGCGAGATA is a window of Oligoflexia bacterium DNA encoding:
- a CDS encoding glycosyltransferase family 4 protein, with the translated sequence MKWLQWSTLDLKHGIGGVETHARSVHRELKRMDIISEISSDSSILLKSEWDVIHTHGSALNVIDDLKAKLIKNSTKKPIWIHTLHGLTHERMNACDEWLWPGGYGAIARELLGVATADILLAVHPNMPFFQWLRKQKKRCVVCSNGWDSWNQQNLPESLPIEVKEKLDLFKNFWAYIGRAEDKVKGKELVFEIIKENSSLQIVAVPGRGFENEPRVFKTDNLSPAQIRTLLNLSQGLILTSRYEGLPLVVLEALAEGVPVVSTKVGGLSSLSPLLQGLYLIDDAKPKNLIEAMKIAENLDMSMEARNERARKNKTFLRTWKDVTQTIVNVVKDEMRDREV